A DNA window from Sphingopyxis macrogoltabida contains the following coding sequences:
- a CDS encoding helix-turn-helix transcriptional regulator, protein MTDYRTQSWNAMPALIAAVQAAGDAIGLPFIAAQADLGDPEPMGDAEGRPYAETSFRWIDPDHAYWRDRKLALHIAFLTAARLVAEPFFYSKGRLHTWRPTGLLDAVDCEQAKNTPNFGEAIVAPVHLPRGLVGAVFWCSREPVGVEALFGKHAGDLHNLALKLVATHNEARGRPRNATVPQTLTRREVQCLRWAAAGKTDGEIGIILSLSVSTVRFHLRNAATKLGATGRAQSIQLAAGLGFVGARAA, encoded by the coding sequence GTGACCGACTACCGAACGCAAAGCTGGAATGCGATGCCGGCGCTGATTGCCGCGGTTCAGGCTGCGGGCGATGCGATCGGCCTACCCTTCATTGCCGCGCAGGCCGATCTGGGCGACCCCGAACCGATGGGCGATGCCGAAGGACGCCCCTATGCCGAAACGAGCTTTCGCTGGATCGATCCCGACCATGCCTATTGGCGCGACCGCAAGTTGGCGCTGCACATCGCCTTCCTCACCGCGGCACGGCTCGTCGCCGAGCCCTTCTTCTATAGCAAGGGGCGCCTGCACACCTGGCGGCCGACCGGGCTGCTCGACGCGGTCGATTGTGAGCAGGCGAAGAACACGCCCAATTTCGGCGAGGCGATCGTCGCCCCGGTGCATTTGCCGCGCGGACTCGTCGGCGCGGTCTTCTGGTGCTCGCGCGAACCGGTCGGAGTCGAGGCGCTGTTCGGCAAACATGCCGGCGACCTGCACAATCTGGCGCTGAAGCTGGTCGCGACGCACAATGAGGCGCGCGGGCGCCCGCGCAACGCGACGGTGCCGCAGACGCTGACGCGGCGGGAGGTCCAGTGCCTGCGCTGGGCCGCGGCGGGCAAGACCGATGGCGAAATCGGGATCATCCTGTCGCTGTCGGTGTCGACGGTGCGCTTTCACCTCCGCAACGCGGCGACGAAGCTCGGCGCAACCGGGCGCGCGCAGTCGATCCAGCTCGCGGCCGGGCTCGGCTTCGTCGGCGCGCGCGCCGCCTGA